The genomic window CCCACAGCGCCGCCAGGGAAAGGGCCAGGGAAAGCGCGAGCCGCTTGGGCATGGGGACACCTCGAACTGGAGCGTTGATATCTTCCAGCGTCCCCCAACCCCCCTCCCCGCGCAACACCTCAGCCGCCCCTGGGCCGCGGCGCCCTTTCCCGCTATCCTGGTTGAAACGCCCGCCGGCGTGGCGAAATGGCAGACGCGACAGACTCAAAATCTGTTTTCAGCAATGAAGTGTCGGTTCGACCCCGACCGCCGGCACCAACCTTTCAGGCCCCGTCAGCGGACGGGGCCTTTGGTTTTGTGGGACACCACCGGGTTTCATGCGATCTGTCGCGCACCCGAGGGCATTCACGATCGCCCCGGTCAGGTGGTTCAGCCCAGCTTCCATCCGGGAGCCTCTGAGAATTCTGGTCTGCAACACCGTGCGAAGAGGTACCCTGGACTATTCCCAGCATTTAAAGCCGCCAATTCCGGCATGCCCCGGCCAAGGACCAAGCACATGAACGGTTCGATCACACTTGCCCTTCTGCTCCCGACTGCCCTGATCGCCCTATTGCCTTCCAGGCCAGACCGAGGGTTTCCCGTGCTTGAATTCGAGAAGAGGGTAACGGCCGCTGGCCGGGCCTGGCTTGCGCTCATCCTGGTCGCCCTGGGGGTGCAGGTGGCCTGTGGGGGGGGAGGCAGCGGGTCAGGTCCCAATCCGCCGGCGGTCGGCATCAGCTATCCCCAGAATCCCTGCACCTACGAAGCCGGCACGGCGATCCTCCCCAACAGGCCGGTCGTCCAGGGTGGAGCCCCTTCCCAGTTCGCGGTGACCCCGGGCCTTCCGGCCGGTCTGGCCCTGGATCCCGTGGGCGGAGGGTTGTCCGGGACGCCCGTCACGGCCGCGCCCGCGGCCCTGTACCGGGTCACGGCCACCTTTGGGGCCCGGACGGCCCACTGCGATCTCACCATCACGGTGCTCGACCCGCCTCCGGGCCATCTCGCCTACGCCATGGCGGACTCCGTGCTTACCGCCGGGGACTCGCTTGTGAGCATCCAGCCCTCCTATGACGGGGGCCGGCCCACGCGGTTCTCGGTGGCTCCGGCCTTGCCTCCGGGGCTGGCCCTCGACCCTGCGACGGGGCTGCTCGAGGGCTGCCCCCGGGATCCGGCGCCGGCGGCGGGTTTCGTCATCACGGCGTCGAATTCCGGCGGAAGCGCCACCGCCACCGTGGTATTCGCGGTCCGGCCCGCAGGCGCCCCCGGGCCGCTGCGCTACGCGGTGAACCCGGTGGTGTTCGAAGCGGGCAGGACCGCCTTGCCGGACCTGCCCTCCTGCGAGGGGATCATTGCGGGCTATGCGGTCGACCCGCCCCTTCCGCCTGGCCTGTCGCTGGATCCGTCCTCGGGCGCCATCGGCGGGGTTCCGGTTGCGGCAACCGCTCCCAGGGTGTACCAGGTGTCCGCCACGAACAGCGGCGGCACTTCCACCTGTGCGCTGGCCCTCACGGTGGTGCAGGCGGCCGAAAGCCTCCCCGTGACCCTGGACGCCCTCGTCACCGCCGGCAAGGGCGGGTACCGGGCATCCGTGCGCCCGGGAGGGACGCTCTATGCATGGTCCCTGGTGAACGGGACGATCCTCAGCGGCCAAGGCACAGCGGCCATCACCTATCAGGCCGGAACGGCGGGGCCCCTGGAGGCCCGGGTCGCGGTGGATGGGGCCTGGGGACGGGGCACGGCCACGGCCGTGGCCCCCCCTGCCGCCCATCTCTTCGCCCAGGCAAAGGTGTTCTACGGGGAGAAGGGCATCCTGGCCTCGGTCCCCCCCCAGGCGGGCATGAAATACCGGTGGACGCTGCTCCCAGGGACCGCGGACGGGACGATCACGGGGAGCGCCGACGGACCGGTGCTGGCCTATGAGGTGGGACCGTCCCCCGGCTTCTATCGCCTCCAGGTGGAGGTGGAGAACCTTGCCGGCGACCGCTCATCCAGGATCCGGGATCTGGAAGTCGTGAAAGGCCAATTCCTGAAGGATGTCCGTACGCCAAGGCAGCGGGACGGCGCCAGCCTGACGGTTTGCGGGGACGGCAGGGTGCTCATGGTGGGCGGCTATGTGCCGGACGATAACTTCCAATACATCAATACCCTGTGGTGGACCAGCGGGCCGACCGCCATTGTCGAGCTCTTCGACCCGGCCACCAGCACGTGGGCCGAGGTCGCCCCGATCCCCACCGCCAGGGCCCATCATTCCGCGACGCGCCTTCCGGACGGGACCATCCTGGTGGCCGGCGGCCAGGCCCTGGACCCCACGGGGGAACGGCTCGTCCCCAGCGTGAAGGCGGAAATCTACGATCCGGCCACCGATACCTGGTCGGTGGCCGGCGCCATGGCCCTGGCGCGCAGCTACTACACCGCCACCCTCCTGAGGAACGGGAAGGTGCTGGTCGTGGGTGGCTCCGTGAGTGACCGGAGCGCCGAGCTTTACGATCCGGGCACCCGCGCCTGGTCACGGGCGGCTGCGCCCCGGGCGCAGCGGGTGGAGCATGTCGCGGGCCTCCTGGCGGATGGCAAGGTCCTGGTGACCGGCGGCACGAACGGCCTCAATGTCCACTTCGACAACACGGCCGAGCGGTACGACCCTCTGACCGATACCTGGTCCAGCGCCGCAAGCCCGCTGAGTGCCCACATCTGGCGGCAATGCATCCCCCTCCCCACCGGCAGGCTCCTCCTGGCTGGAGGCTTCGATACCGTTGGAAACCTGGGCCGGAGGCCGGAGGCGGAGCTGTACGACCCCAGGACGGATCGCTGGACCGCGACCCAAAGCATGCAGTACGGCCGGGCGACCTCCGGCGCCACGACCCTCAAGGATGGCCGCATCCTGGTGGTGGGTGGGACCTCGAGCAGCACGTACCCACCCATCCAGGCTCCGGCCGAGCTGTTCGATCCCGTCTCGAACACCTGGTCCGACGCCGGCCTGCCCCTCAGTCCCCGCGACCACCCGAACCTGGCGGTCCTGGAGGATGGGACCGTGCTGATGGCGGGCGGCAACCTCATGGGGTCCGGCGCCAACGCCCCAGGCGCCTACCTCGCGGGGGCGGAGTTCTTTTCGCCAGCCACCCGGAGCTGGTCGGCCAGGGGAGGCATGGAACGGGTCCGGGGGGAGGCCACGGCCGTAGCCCTGGCGGATGGCCGGGTCCTTGTCGCGGGGGGGATGACCCTCTCCTCCTGTCCCCCCGCCACGGAACTGTATGATCCCGCCACCCGTTCCTGGAGCTCCGCCGGCGCCTTGGCCAAGGGGCGCATGGGCCTCGCGGCGGCCCTGGCGGGTGAAGGGGAGGTCCTGGTTGCCGGGGGGGCGGACTACGAAGGCAACGTGCTGGCCAGCGTGGAACGGTACGAGGCCGCGGCCAACCGCTGGACCGAGGCTGCCCCGCTGGCCACGGGACGGGTCTACCCCACCGCCACCCGGCTCCTGGATGGGAGGGTGCTGGTGGCCGGCGGCTCCAGCCGGTTGGCCGGCAACCTCGCCCTGGCTTCGGCCGAGATCTACGATCCTGCCACGGGCCGGTGGACCAGCGCCGGCACCCTGCAGGTGGCCCGCGTCCACCACACCGCGACCCTGCTGCGGGATGGAACCGTCCTGGTGGCCGGCGGGGAAGGCTCCCTGGGGTCCGGCGGGGCCCCCCCGGTGTTCAACAGTGCCGAACTCTACGACCCTGCCACGAACACCTGGTCCCCGACCGGGAGCATGACGTACCCGAAACTGTGGACCACGGCGATCCTCCTGCAGGATGGCAAGGTGTTCATGGTGGGCGCCGGGGGCGATTTCACCCTGTACAATCCCGGGTATGCCGAAACCTATGACCCGCTCACCCGGTCCTGGTCGCGCTCCGGCCCTGTGGAGGGCCGGCGGTGGGCTCCCCTGGCGGCGCTGCAGGCCGACGGAAGGGTTTTCGTCCTGGGCGGCAGCAATGATCCGGACAAGGTCCTGTTCGCGCAGATCTTCGACCCCGTGGGCCAGACCTGGCAGGCGGTGCCGTCCGGCACCAACTGTTACCTGAGCGGCCTTGCGGTGCCTCTGCCGGACGGCAGGATCCTGATCGTGGGCGGGTTTCCGGAGTACATCCCCTTCTTCTGGAAACCCTGACCTTACCTCCCGAGGCCAAAAGGGCTCGAATCCAGGAACGGCCCTCGACATCAGGTACCGGCCTTGCACATAACCATCGTGAAAGGCCGATACCGGATGCCTAGTGCGTCTCCCCGAAGGCCTCCATGACCTCAGCCATGGTCGTGTAGAGCCGGTCGGGCAGCCCTTCCAGGGCGTTCACCACCTTCTCGTCCGGGTTGTTCTTCCGGACGTGGTCCGCAAGGTCCTTCCTCTTGCACGGGAATTCCAGTCCTTTCAAATGCAGCGCCAGATTGGACGGCGATTCTCCACCCACGCCTCGAGTCATGACATCCTCCGTGAGAAAAGGGGGGTCCGCTCCGCCGGGCATGACCGCCATGCCCTGCGGTTCCCATCCCGTGCCGGCAACGGGGGGGGTGGTTCCCCATGGCGAATCCGCCCCGGGGCCCCCTCAGATCCGCGGCAGCAGCTGGAGGGTCACCTCGGGGTCCGGCCCGAAACCGACGGTCACCTCCTGCCGGGCGTGGCCCACGACTTCGGTCTCGGCACCCCGGCTCCGGCTGCGGGTCACCCGGAAGTCGTAGGTGCCGGGGGCCAGGGTCCCCTGGTACGGCGGGGCGAGCGCGGCCACCTTCAGGGCTTCGGCCGGGCCGTGGAAGGGAATGCGCTGGTAGATCTCAAGGGTGTCCGCCAGGACCCAGCCCTCCTCCGGGCCGGACGGCAGGGAGGGAGCCACCGCGGCCCTGATGCGGCCCTGGAGCGCCGGATCGAGCACGAACACCAGCTCCTGACGGGCCGGGACGTGGGCCGGAGCGCCAGGCGCCGGGGTGATCTCGGCCCCATGCCGGACCAGGTCCCCTTCCCCCTGGAACGCCAGCTGGTAGCTGGAGCCGCCCCTCACGGACAGCTCCATGCGGAACCCACCCTGGGCGTCCGTGACGGCCCGGAGTGCGCCCTCCTTTCCGTGGACCGGGGAGAGCGCGACCTGGATCCCGGCCAGGGGCCGGCCTTCGGCGTCGGTGACCTTTCCCGCCACCAGGCCCGGGGTCGTGGGGGGAATGCCCACGCCGCCTGCGGTGGGGGGATGCCCCCCGTCGGAGCATCCGAGAAGGCAGGCCAGAGCGATGGGGACGAGGGGACGGATGGCCATGGCAGAACCCTTAGCGAGCGGAGGTTAGGGGCAGGAAGACCGGTTCCCCGGGATGGCCGGAGGGGGCGTCCGCGCGCCTGGCGAGCGCCAGCAGGGCGGCCGGGTCCAGATGGCCGAAAGCGCCGGTGCTCACGGCGATGGGCAGCACCGCGGGCCAGTCCGCCTCGATGGAGAGCCGTTCGCCCCCGGCACCCACCACCGCGCGGAGGGACGTGCCGGGGCCGTACGCCGGGACGCCCTCCAGCAGCCTCCGGTAGAGGAAGGTGCGGTTCACGAGGCGGGCCGGGCCCCCCCGGAACTGGTCCATCAGGTCCGAGCTGGCCTGGAACCGCATCTGGTCCGGGGGGACCTTCAGGGCCAGGACCGCCGCGTCGGCGGCCGCCCGCAGCCGCTCATCCAGGGAGGGGGCCGCGCACGGGTGGTCCTTCACCGGTGCGGCGGGGACCGGCAGAGCCGGGCAGGTTTCGGTCGCGAAGACCGTCGCGGAACAGAGGAGGGGGGCGATCCAGGGAACAGCGTGCATGGCGGACTCCAGCTATCGGAAGACGGGTTTGCCGAAGGTGAGGTAGCGGCATTTCAGGGCGAGTTGGTACGAGGGGTCCAGGCGTCCCGGACTGGGCAGGGGGGCGTGGAAGGACTCCTCGAAGTAGTCGAGGGTCTCCTTCGTGGGCCCCGTCCCCCGGGTGACGACCCAGGCGTAGACGCCCGGATCGAGGCCGGTGCTGCCGTTGAGGGCGAAATTCTGCCTGGCGGCGTGGAACCAGGCTTCGCCGATGGTGTGGGGCTCCCCGCTTGCCTTCGCCTCGTTGTCGGAGCGGAGCAGCAGGCCGATCAGGCCCGGTTGCAACAAGGATCGTGGAATCATCAAATCACCTCCAGAGGCGTCCAGTGCCTATCCGGTGTTCCGAACCGTAAAAGGGTTCATGGCGGAATTCGATGGGACGGCCGCGCGTGACCGCCGCGCACCGTGACTCCGGGTCTGAACCAATGCCGCGGCGCCGGCACAGAGACAGTGCCGGCGCGTCCGGATCCAGGAGAAGCCATGCCGAAGGTCCCCTTGCCCACCCTGATGCTCGTCCCCGCGCTCCTCGCGGCCTCGCAACCGGACACGGATGCCCGGATCGCCGCGGCGGCCCGGAATTCCTACAATTTCCGCGTCCACCTCAAGGGCGACACCCTCGAGGTCGCCTCCCGCTCGGGCGCGGTCACCCTCAGCGGGACGGTGGCCAACGAGTTCCACCGGACCCTCGCGGAGGAGACCGTCAAGGACCTCCCGGGCGTGACCTCCGTGACCAACCTCCTGGTCCTCAAGGCCGAAGCCTCGGCCACGGCCCCCGACGTCTGGCTGGCCACGAAGGTCCGGACCGCCCTGCGCTACCACCGGAACGTCGACGAGGCCACCGTGGGCGTCGCGGCCCGGGACGGCGTCGTGACGCTCTCGGGCCGCATCGGCAGCGCCGCCCAGAAGGGCCTCGCCCAGGACATCGCCGGGAACGTGGACGGGGTGAAGGAGGTGAGGAACACCCTGCGCGTCGTGCCCCCCGGAGCGAAGACCCTGGCCGAGAAGATCGACGACGCCTCGGTCACCGCCCAGGTGAAGGCCGTGCTCCTGGCCCACCGGGGCACGCGCATGCTCGCCACCCACGTCAAAACGGACCGGGGCGTCGTCACCCTCGGGGGCGAAGCCAGGAATTCCGCGGAGAAGATCCTGGTCGAGCGCCTCACCTCGGACGTCAAGGGGGTCCGGCGCGTCCGGAACCGGATGACCGTCGCCCCCTGACGGACGTCCGCCCGCGGGCCGGCGCGCGCCGGCCCGCGGGCGCCGTTCAGGAGGGACCCGGGCGCACCTCACCCCCGCCACTCTTCCTGGCATCCATGGGATTCCCGGCGACCCTGCCGCGCCAGGCTCCGCTCTCCGCGCGCGTGCGCTCCAGGTGCTCCTTGTAGTTCTGGAGGTTCGAGGCCACGTACCGAGGCAGGACGCCCACCATGGCCCCGAGGTTTTCGAGGAGCCCCTGGGGCTCGTAGTTCAGCTCCACCAGGATCCGCGAGGAGCCTTCGTCCAGGGCCAGGAAGCTCACCGAACCCGCGTTCATGGACCCTTCCAAGCTCCGCCAGGCGATGCGGGCGTCGGGGGTCTGCTCGTAGATCTCTGAGGTCCAGCGCAGGTCCTTCCCGGCCACCTCGGCGCGCCACTCCACGCGGGTGGGGCCGGCCTGGCGCACCTCCTTCACGTTGGCCAGGAAGCGCGGGAAGTCCTCGAACTGGGTCCACTGGTTGTAGGCCACCTGCAGGGGCACCGCCAGGTCGATGGAATGGGCGAAGGGAGGGAACATCTCCATCCGGCCCCGGAGCCGGGCCAGGTCCGCGCCGAGTTCCTCGTTGGGGGCGGCGCCCGCCGCCAGCACCGGGAACGCCTGCTCCTCCTCTTCGAGGACATGCTCCTGGAGGAAGATCATGAGCCGGCCCAGCACCTTCCGGCCCTCCGGACCGCCGTAACCGCCCTTGAGCCTGAATTCGCTGATGAGCCGCTTCATGTCGCCATGGGCCCCGCCCAGGCGCTGCGTCAGGCTGTCGTCCTGGCACGCCGTCGTGAGGAGCGGGTAGACCAGGCGTTCCTCCAGCCAGGAATGGATCTCCAAGGCCTCAAGGAGTTCCCTGGCGGGGTCCTCCTGGCCGGCGGGCCGGGATTCCTGGCAGAGCTTCTGGTAGAGCTCGCGGATGCGTTGATGGTCCTCGTGGAGCAGCCGGGTTGCGGTGATCGGTGTGCCCATGTTCCCCTCCCATGGAAGCGGGTTTGCGGCCGCCGGCCGGCCCCAGCGCAGACATCCTGGTGGAGCCGTTTTCCGGCGGTCCTGGCGAGGAGATGCGAACGGGGACGGGAAGGTTCCGTCAGTGCGGACCGGCTTGTGCCAGCCCGGCGAGGGAGGCCCCGCAGCAGGCCCGCAGCTGCTCCACGGGACAGGGGCCTCCGGCGCTCACCTGGGCCTCGGCGCTGCGCACCAGGCGGTGCAGGCCGGCCATGCCGTAGGTGGAGGCCAGGCCGGCCAGGCGGTGGAGGGCCTGGGGGGCGCGGTCCGGGTGGGCCAGTTCCTCCAGGCAGGCCTGGACCGAAGCCCGGCAGGCCCGGAGGCCCTCCGCC from Geothrix sp. 21YS21S-2 includes these protein-coding regions:
- a CDS encoding BON domain-containing protein, whose amino-acid sequence is MPKVPLPTLMLVPALLAASQPDTDARIAAAARNSYNFRVHLKGDTLEVASRSGAVTLSGTVANEFHRTLAEETVKDLPGVTSVTNLLVLKAEASATAPDVWLATKVRTALRYHRNVDEATVGVAARDGVVTLSGRIGSAAQKGLAQDIAGNVDGVKEVRNTLRVVPPGAKTLAEKIDDASVTAQVKAVLLAHRGTRMLATHVKTDRGVVTLGGEARNSAEKILVERLTSDVKGVRRVRNRMTVAP
- a CDS encoding DUF2795 domain-containing protein, which translates into the protein MTRGVGGESPSNLALHLKGLEFPCKRKDLADHVRKNNPDEKVVNALEGLPDRLYTTMAEVMEAFGETH
- a CDS encoding SRPBCC family protein; amino-acid sequence: MGTPITATRLLHEDHQRIRELYQKLCQESRPAGQEDPARELLEALEIHSWLEERLVYPLLTTACQDDSLTQRLGGAHGDMKRLISEFRLKGGYGGPEGRKVLGRLMIFLQEHVLEEEEQAFPVLAAGAAPNEELGADLARLRGRMEMFPPFAHSIDLAVPLQVAYNQWTQFEDFPRFLANVKEVRQAGPTRVEWRAEVAGKDLRWTSEIYEQTPDARIAWRSLEGSMNAGSVSFLALDEGSSRILVELNYEPQGLLENLGAMVGVLPRYVASNLQNYKEHLERTRAESGAWRGRVAGNPMDARKSGGGEVRPGPS
- a CDS encoding kelch repeat-containing protein, with protein sequence MLEFEKRVTAAGRAWLALILVALGVQVACGGGGSGSGPNPPAVGISYPQNPCTYEAGTAILPNRPVVQGGAPSQFAVTPGLPAGLALDPVGGGLSGTPVTAAPAALYRVTATFGARTAHCDLTITVLDPPPGHLAYAMADSVLTAGDSLVSIQPSYDGGRPTRFSVAPALPPGLALDPATGLLEGCPRDPAPAAGFVITASNSGGSATATVVFAVRPAGAPGPLRYAVNPVVFEAGRTALPDLPSCEGIIAGYAVDPPLPPGLSLDPSSGAIGGVPVAATAPRVYQVSATNSGGTSTCALALTVVQAAESLPVTLDALVTAGKGGYRASVRPGGTLYAWSLVNGTILSGQGTAAITYQAGTAGPLEARVAVDGAWGRGTATAVAPPAAHLFAQAKVFYGEKGILASVPPQAGMKYRWTLLPGTADGTITGSADGPVLAYEVGPSPGFYRLQVEVENLAGDRSSRIRDLEVVKGQFLKDVRTPRQRDGASLTVCGDGRVLMVGGYVPDDNFQYINTLWWTSGPTAIVELFDPATSTWAEVAPIPTARAHHSATRLPDGTILVAGGQALDPTGERLVPSVKAEIYDPATDTWSVAGAMALARSYYTATLLRNGKVLVVGGSVSDRSAELYDPGTRAWSRAAAPRAQRVEHVAGLLADGKVLVTGGTNGLNVHFDNTAERYDPLTDTWSSAASPLSAHIWRQCIPLPTGRLLLAGGFDTVGNLGRRPEAELYDPRTDRWTATQSMQYGRATSGATTLKDGRILVVGGTSSSTYPPIQAPAELFDPVSNTWSDAGLPLSPRDHPNLAVLEDGTVLMAGGNLMGSGANAPGAYLAGAEFFSPATRSWSARGGMERVRGEATAVALADGRVLVAGGMTLSSCPPATELYDPATRSWSSAGALAKGRMGLAAALAGEGEVLVAGGADYEGNVLASVERYEAAANRWTEAAPLATGRVYPTATRLLDGRVLVAGGSSRLAGNLALASAEIYDPATGRWTSAGTLQVARVHHTATLLRDGTVLVAGGEGSLGSGGAPPVFNSAELYDPATNTWSPTGSMTYPKLWTTAILLQDGKVFMVGAGGDFTLYNPGYAETYDPLTRSWSRSGPVEGRRWAPLAALQADGRVFVLGGSNDPDKVLFAQIFDPVGQTWQAVPSGTNCYLSGLAVPLPDGRILIVGGFPEYIPFFWKP
- a CDS encoding carboxypeptidase-like regulatory domain-containing protein is translated as MAIRPLVPIALACLLGCSDGGHPPTAGGVGIPPTTPGLVAGKVTDAEGRPLAGIQVALSPVHGKEGALRAVTDAQGGFRMELSVRGGSSYQLAFQGEGDLVRHGAEITPAPGAPAHVPARQELVFVLDPALQGRIRAAVAPSLPSGPEEGWVLADTLEIYQRIPFHGPAEALKVAALAPPYQGTLAPGTYDFRVTRSRSRGAETEVVGHARQEVTVGFGPDPEVTLQLLPRI